A stretch of Paenibacillus peoriae DNA encodes these proteins:
- the rplX gene encoding 50S ribosomal protein L24, with the protein MPKVKKVLESHNNKLHVKKDDTVLVITGKDKGKKGRVIAAYPRQNRVLVEGVNMIKKHQKPNQLNPQGGIIEKEAPIHVSNVMHIDPKSGKVTRVGYKVLDNGKKVRIAKRSGEVID; encoded by the coding sequence ATGCCAAAAGTGAAAAAAGTTCTGGAATCCCATAACAACAAGCTGCACGTCAAAAAAGACGACACTGTTCTGGTGATTACAGGTAAAGATAAAGGTAAAAAAGGTCGCGTTATCGCTGCCTACCCTCGTCAAAACCGTGTGCTTGTGGAAGGTGTTAACATGATTAAAAAACACCAAAAGCCTAATCAGCTGAATCCACAAGGCGGCATCATCGAGAAAGAAGCTCCGATTCACGTTTCCAACGTTATGCACATTGATCCGAAGAGCGGAAAAGTAACCCGTGTTGGTTACAAAGTTTTGGACAACGGAAAAAAAGTGCGCATTGCAAAACGTTCTGGCGAAGTGATCGACTAA
- the rplN gene encoding 50S ribosomal protein L14, producing MIQPFTRLTVADNSGAKELMCIRVLGGTGRRTAQIGDLIVCSVKQATPGGVVKKGDVVRAVVVRTKRSIRRKDGSYIGFDENAAVVVKEDKSPRGTRIFGPVARELRDKDFMKIVSLAPEVI from the coding sequence ATGATTCAACCATTTACACGTTTGACTGTAGCTGACAATTCCGGCGCGAAGGAACTGATGTGTATCCGTGTGCTCGGTGGTACGGGACGTCGTACAGCTCAAATTGGTGACCTGATCGTTTGTTCCGTAAAACAAGCAACACCAGGCGGCGTTGTCAAAAAGGGTGATGTAGTAAGAGCGGTTGTTGTTCGTACTAAACGTTCTATCCGCCGTAAAGACGGTTCCTACATCGGATTTGACGAGAACGCAGCAGTGGTCGTTAAAGAAGACAAGAGCCCACGTGGTACTCGTATTTTCGGACCAGTTGCTCGCGAACTTCGTGACAAGGACTTCATGAAAATCGTTTCCTTGGCTCCGGAAGTGATCTAA
- the rpsQ gene encoding 30S ribosomal protein S17, with product MSERNARKVLVGKVVSDKMDKTIVIAVETYKKHDLYHKRIKVTKKFKAHDENNTAQIGDTVKIMETRPLSKDKNWRLVEIVEKAVII from the coding sequence ATGAGCGAACGTAATGCCCGTAAAGTATTAGTCGGTAAAGTAGTCAGCGACAAAATGGATAAAACGATTGTGATTGCTGTAGAAACTTACAAAAAACATGATCTCTACCATAAACGCATTAAAGTAACTAAGAAATTCAAAGCTCATGATGAAAACAACACTGCACAAATCGGTGATACTGTTAAAATCATGGAAACTCGCCCTTTGTCCAAAGACAAAAACTGGAGACTGGTCGAAATCGTTGAAAAAGCTGTTATAATCTAA
- the rpmC gene encoding 50S ribosomal protein L29, with amino-acid sequence MKASEFRNLTTAEIEQKISGFKEELFNLRFQLATGQLDNPTRIGAVRKEIARAKTVIRERELGIS; translated from the coding sequence ATGAAGGCTAGTGAATTCCGCAACCTAACCACTGCTGAAATCGAACAAAAGATCTCCGGTTTTAAAGAAGAACTTTTTAACCTTCGTTTTCAACTCGCTACCGGTCAGCTTGATAACCCGACTCGGATCGGCGCTGTGCGTAAGGAAATTGCTCGTGCTAAAACTGTGATCCGTGAAAGAGAACTTGGGATTAGCTAA
- the rplP gene encoding 50S ribosomal protein L16 — MLVPKRVKHRKQQRGHMKGRAKGGTTLNFGEYGLQATEPAWITNRQIEAARIAMTRYIKRGGKVWIKIFPDKPITQKPLEVRMGSGKGNVEKWVAVVKPGKIMFELAGVPEEIAREAMRLAAHKLPIKTKFVKREELGGEANEG, encoded by the coding sequence ATGTTGGTACCAAAACGCGTAAAACATCGTAAACAACAACGTGGTCATATGAAGGGTCGTGCAAAAGGCGGTACTACACTGAACTTTGGTGAGTACGGTTTGCAAGCTACTGAACCTGCATGGATTACTAACCGTCAAATCGAAGCTGCTCGTATTGCGATGACTCGTTACATCAAACGTGGTGGTAAGGTTTGGATTAAAATTTTCCCTGATAAACCAATTACTCAGAAGCCTCTTGAGGTTCGTATGGGTAGTGGTAAAGGTAACGTAGAAAAATGGGTTGCAGTAGTGAAACCAGGCAAGATTATGTTTGAACTTGCTGGTGTTCCGGAAGAGATTGCTCGTGAAGCAATGCGTCTTGCCGCTCACAAACTGCCAATCAAAACTAAGTTTGTGAAACGTGAAGAATTGGGTGGTGAAGCAAATGAAGGCTAG
- the rpsC gene encoding 30S ribosomal protein S3: MGQKVNPVGLRIGIIRDWESKWYAGKDFGDLLLEDVRIREHLKKRLKDSAVSRVEIERAANRVNVTIHTAKPGMVIGKGGSEVENLRNEITKIAGGKKVHINISEIKNPELDAILVAESIAQQLERRVSFRRALKQAIQRTMRSGAKGIKTQVGGRLGGAEIARSEGYSEGTVPLHTLRADIDYGTAEAHTTYGRLGVKVWIYRGEVLPPAKKQAPQEGGN; this comes from the coding sequence GTGGGCCAAAAGGTAAATCCCGTCGGACTCCGAATCGGTATTATCCGTGATTGGGAATCCAAATGGTATGCAGGCAAAGATTTCGGTGATCTTTTGCTGGAAGACGTTAGAATTCGTGAACATCTGAAAAAAAGATTGAAAGACTCCGCTGTATCCCGTGTTGAAATCGAGAGAGCAGCTAACCGTGTCAATGTAACGATTCACACTGCGAAACCAGGTATGGTTATCGGTAAGGGTGGTTCCGAAGTTGAAAATCTGCGTAATGAAATTACTAAAATCGCAGGCGGTAAAAAGGTGCACATCAATATTTCTGAAATTAAAAATCCTGAACTGGACGCAATCTTGGTTGCTGAAAGCATTGCACAACAATTGGAACGTCGTGTTTCTTTCCGTCGTGCTTTGAAACAAGCGATTCAAAGAACTATGCGTTCCGGAGCAAAAGGAATTAAAACTCAAGTAGGCGGACGTCTTGGCGGTGCCGAAATCGCTCGTTCCGAAGGGTACAGCGAAGGAACTGTTCCACTGCATACGCTTCGTGCCGACATTGACTATGGTACAGCGGAAGCTCATACTACTTACGGCCGTCTTGGCGTAAAAGTATGGATCTATCGTGGAGAGGTTCTTCCTCCAGCTAAGAAACAAGCTCCTCAGGAAGGAGGCAACTAA